A single Saccharomyces paradoxus chromosome II, complete sequence DNA region contains:
- a CDS encoding uncharacterized protein (similar to YBL086C), producing MPFNHNSKAKRPKFLLDLQIKELVNIPQSSGYCYTKWRLKDGTGTSGHKIALDGEHQSTSTQSRGTTKHVHVQHHRAQWNYSLDKPILVKLHLDKNGCFLKKILVLDVFFEFADANSALTSSSSANGKVKKTTYANATALTATGSNSYSQKITGKLLLGTVDIDITEYVKEDENPTTNRFLLKHSKVNSIINVSLQLKLVRGSYEDFNISKSFTNGQLANFRPGINTILDNTSELSSPTSTTNQISPKNTFSNINGIGTTVAKPSTNGTGNSTSLKSPTSTNNKSSEATSKPGLSTTISSSMSPLIENLYQKTFKLPWDPRPGEFTPRECVEDILQGGNGWAKNEKGINLIDLQALRLNEMEEEYYNPNYGNNPGNKASSWPPNPSDDGYSTMGKREYLEKKQNWSHMSRAQRAKLRTHNDEDHENTANNEGSNEDNDVVEDNNPTDFLTDRIRENKNWSIIT from the coding sequence ATGCCGTTTAATCATAATAGCAAGGCAAAAAGACCAAAATTCTTATTGGACCTGcaaatcaaagaattgGTAAATATTCCTCAATCTTCTGGTTACTGCTACACAAAATGGCGTCTGAAGGATGGAACCGGGACGTCCGGACATAAGATCGCTCTGGATGGTGAGCATCAATCTACTTCGACCCAGAGTAGAGGTACAACAAAACATGTACATGTGCAACATCATAGAGCACAATGGAATTATTCACTGGACAAACCAATCCTGGTGAAGCTTCACTTAGATAAAAATGGCTGCTtcctgaagaaaatattagtgttggatgttttttttgagtttgCCGATGCAAATTCCGCGTTGACTTCTAGTTCTAGTGCCAATGGTAAAGTGAAGAAAACCACTTATGCAAACGCCACTGCACTAACTGCCACAGGAAGCAATTCATATTCTCAAAAGATAACGGGTAAGCTCCTATTAGGAACAGTAGACATAGATATAACGGAATATGTTaaagaagacgaaaatCCCACAACAAACAGATTTCTCCTGAAACACTCAAAGGTCAATTCTATTATCAACGTCTCATTACAATTAAAATTAGTTAGAGGCTCTTACGAAGACTTTAACATTTCCAAATCGTTTACTAATGGCCAGCTTGCTAATTTTAGGCCAGGAATAAATACTATACTAGACAACACATCCGAACTTTCTAGCCCTACTTCGACAACAAACCAGATATCACCAAAGAATACATTCTCTAATATAAATGGTATTGGCACAACTGTAGCGAAACCTAGCACGAATGGGACAGGAAATAGCACAAGCCTCAAATCACCGACATCTACCAACAACAAGAGTAGCGAAGCGACATCAAAGCCAGGACTTTCCACAACAATATCGTCCTCCATGAGCCCACTAATTGAGAACTTGTACCAGAAGACGTTCAAACTACCTTGGGATCCAAGACCAGGTGAATTTACACCGAGAGAATGTGTGGAAGATATTTTACAAGGTGGAAACGGTTGGGCTAAGAACGAGAAGGGCATAAACCTAATCGATTTACAGGCATTGAGGTTGAatgaaatggaagaagagtACTATAATCCAAATTATGGCAATAACCCCGGGAACAAAGCAAGTAGTTGGCCTCCAAATCCAAGTGATGATGGTTACAGTACAATGGGCAAAAGAGAGtatttggagaaaaaacaaaactggAGTCATATGTCGCGCGCACAACGTGCAAAACTGAGGACTCATAATGACGAGGATCACGAAAATACAGCTAATAATGAAGGGAGCAACGAGGATAATGACGTTGTCGAAGACAACAACCCCACAGACTTTTTAACGGATAGAATaagagaaaacaagaattgGTCTATAATAACCTAA